A window of Castanea sativa cultivar Marrone di Chiusa Pesio chromosome 8, ASM4071231v1 genomic DNA:
TTTAACTCCATAATGAATAAATATCTATTTgtctcttttatatttttatttttgttattagatAGAACTCATAGTATGAGTAAAATAAGAAtgcattaaattttaaaacttaatttgCAATATTTCAAAGGTTATTACAAACATATTAGAGTTATCTAATTAGAGTAAGTTGATCATCAAAAAGTAATCAAGAGTTTTATAGTTTAGTGGTATTGTTTAGATTCTCTTCCAAtaaagaatttaaattaaatcatctatctaaagaaagaaaaagtaatcCCAATTTCTTAAAGAAGTATTAAATTGTCAACACGTTGATTCAGCTTACGGTAGATATAATAAAGCTCTAACTGACAAAATAGTTTCGTTTTCTCTCAAGGGATTTGAATCTCCTTTATAATTACTAGCTAGTTTATGAACATGCATGATATGGATGTCACTAgatgagttttaaaaaaataaatattttagaagtaaattctttctttcttttcctttctttttcatttttctcaaatgaaggaagaaacttttttttggttaactaCAAACACTTTATGTCCCTTTGCACGAAAAAGACGATATCATCAAACTATATGGTGACTAAAGAACCTATGATTATGTGGTCCATTACCCTGGGCTACAGAGACAAAAAAGATTGTGGTTACTAGCTTAAAGGTGTTAAAGCACATTAGGTACCCTACCTTCACTATCTTTCCTAGGGTATCTCACAGGCTCAGAGCtgccttttatttcttttttttagtcaaCTAGTTAACCTATTTATATTTATAGTACTAATGTTAGTTTCCCACTACCCAACTTGAATATGATGGgactataaagtataaaccGCATTACGTTGTAACTCCATACTGGATTAGGTTCATTGTCATTTACTTGTACGGTATTTACATTGTTTGTATTGCACTCATAGAGTGTGCTTATAAATAGTTAAAATTGTGTGCTAACAGTAAACACAGAAGAAAGAATCACAATTTATTAGGAGTGgaattaaaaaaagtgaaaatagaTTACGTTGTTAGGATCATATTTTTAGATATTGGTGTATATATCAAAGTAAAAGCAcatcttttatatatttgaGTCTTAGTTTAAATGTGTCTAAGTATGAACAAGTGGTATATTTTTGAAGATACAAGAAACTACTTAAAAGACTGTTTAAGAAAAGCTATGAAAGTAAGTCGTCGATACCTCTTTATTTATCAAGGCTTAATGAAACTCGATACCCAGCCCGACATTTCTCAATCTATCAAGTTATGGGAATTCagaacaattatttttgttccAACCCATAATATCTTGGCCTGTCTTGGAATTCGTGCACTATATAAAAGCCATATTTTTAGGGCGTCATCATACATCAAGAGAGACACATGCATACTCTAGAGCTGTTGCAACATCTGTGTGCATATAGTTCTATATTGAGCTGCTATTGATTCATCAAAGCATGTTATTGTGAAGAACTTTGCACCTAAGTTGCAACAATCATTGATTGCTTTGGAATTAAACAAGGATATGAGATTCTTGCAAAGAAGAAGTCCAATTGGATTGGAgttgagttttatttaaatcaGTAGGTTCTATTATAGGTAGGTATTTCAAGATAGAATAggattttttatacttataacCTTGATTCTTGTTATTGGATTCTTCAAAACTGAGTCCTTTATAATCACTCATTGgggtttttcttaaaaaagTTTTCCCCATTGTAATCATATCACCATGTCAGATTTATTTTTCGTTGCACTTGACTTTAGATTGGTGATTTGGTTGTGTGTTAATTAAACCTAACCTACAATTgaactaattaatcaacttacgtaattagttaattaaatgaGATTAATTTATAACCTAACATATATGAAGACTTAAAGAGTGTTCAAGGTTATCGTATAGGATGAacttaattaaatacaattacttaagtacaataaatttggttccctaataaaattcaaaacacataattgtattgaatttaatatattatccTTAAAAAGATTATATTATTTGAGCTTTATTCATCAATATAACTATGAGAAATTTTATGTATTGAACTTAATTAACTGTGACTAAAttttaaccccccccccccccccccccccaaaaaaaaaaacatttatgttTTACCCCACCGCATATAACTAAACCAAAAGCAAGAAATGGTCAAAAGCTAGTTTGACAAGGAATTCGTGAAGCATCAATTTTGACACAATTATAGTAGGTGACCAAAAAGTTGGTTTAAGATCCAATAATCTGCACCCAAATGGACTTTAGAACAAACatatctctttctctccaaTACTGCAAGATTACATAGAAGAAAAAGATCCATCTACTTTGCCTAGCTTTAACAAAGAGATTAGATCCTGAAGTTACATTTTCTCCCCCACTAATTTGTTCATATAATATTACATCTAGTTCGTACtataagttaaaatttattaatccaATAATGCTCTTCAACTTCTCCTTAGGAGATTAAGTTGGAACTATTTGGCTACACTACTActatatatagattataattTTGATCATGTCCAAACAGGATGGTCCCACAATAAGCATGGGTTGTTATCCTCATTAAGGAAGCATGGATTGTTCTGGTAGCTGTTAGGAGTGCTGGTGATGAAATTACTCTCAAGTGATTGTTGGACCGTTGCCTGTGGAGACTGTGACATTTCCATGCAAATTAAGGCTACAAGGTTGGCTTGCTGGCATTGCATGTTGACAAGCTCAGCTTGTGCTTTGGCTAATTGTGCCTGGAGCTcgttaacttgtttttgaagcTGACAAATTGCCCCTGCACACCCGTAAACTGGGTCTCTGATCCTTGCACCAGCTTCATAAACCATGCTGCTCACTGCATCAGCCCTCTGGGATTCTGGGAGATCCTGAAAATTCAATTATCACTTTTAAGGGTAAGCAAGTGAAAAGGTAAAAGGATATGAATAACTAAAACATAGAGGGCTACttggaaaataaaagataaggtCAACATAAAGCATTCAGctcaaataattgaaattagtTGAAAAACTATAGAAGTACCTGCTTTACAATAGTGCTTCCTTTTTTAATCTTACTCACTTAATTTTACAACTTACTGAATTATGCGATTATAAGTGATGgacattttttgtatttttcgaCCCACCACTTTATATAAACCAATCACAATCACACAACTTAGCAAGTTTTGTGAAATTAAACATGGAAATGGTGATGTCCCCTGTTCTTTAATATGAACATGCTTTGTCATGTTCCTTATTCTATATTGAACATGCTTTGTGTCAGAGATGCTGATTCCTGACTAGTAACATGGGCTATGTGGAAATTTTAGAACTTTGCACGCGTCTCTTCACACTAAGAACGAACTACACTCAGGCTGCTTACTTTTCAAACTAAGAACACCAAACATGTTTTATTAATGTGAGGTTCACCACAGTTGCGAGTGGTCATTTTCTATCCTCACTCAAACGACCTACGGCACCAGCAGAGGCGGG
This region includes:
- the LOC142606669 gene encoding LOB domain-containing protein 1-like, giving the protein MECSDTNTNSTTSSTPLSHSPSSSSSPSPSPPRTPPIVISPCAACKILRRRCAEKCVLAPYFPPTEPTKFTIAHRVFGASNIIKFLQDLPESQRADAVSSMVYEAGARIRDPVYGCAGAICQLQKQVNELQAQLAKAQAELVNMQCQQANLVALICMEMSQSPQATVQQSLESNFITSTPNSYQNNPCFLNEDNNPCLLWDHPVWT